In the Apteryx mantelli isolate bAptMan1 chromosome 1, bAptMan1.hap1, whole genome shotgun sequence genome, one interval contains:
- the LOC106488495 gene encoding protein mono-ADP-ribosyltransferase PARP12-like, with protein MKRRSPGQEIDKRLLFHGTSPSHLSAICEQNFDWRVCGAHGTLYGRGSYFARDASYSHQYCPSSTGPQSMFVAHVLVGDFVQGNSEYLRPPPRPGNPNRLYDSCVDDPKDPSIFVIFEKHQIYPAYILE; from the exons ATGAAAAGGAGAAGCCCAGGGCAAGAGATAGACAAGCGGCTCCTGTTCCATGGCACAAGCCCATCCCACTTGTCTGCCATCTGTGAGCAGAATTTTGACTGGCGAGTCTGCGGGGCTCATGGGACGCTGTATGGAAGAG GAAGCTACTTTGCCAGAGACGCCAGTTATTCTCATCAGTACTGCCCATCCAGCACTGGTCCCCAGAGCATGTTTGTAGCTCACGTTCTTGTTGGAGACTTTGTTCAGGGAAACTCGGAATACCTTCGCCCTCCACCCAGACCTGGGAATCCAAACAGGCTCTACGACAGCTGTGTGGATGACCCAAAGGATCCTTCcatctttgtcatctttgagaaGCATCAGATTTACCCTGCCTATATTCTGGAGTAG